Proteins from a genomic interval of Euleptes europaea isolate rEulEur1 chromosome 18, rEulEur1.hap1, whole genome shotgun sequence:
- the LOC130490520 gene encoding vomeronasal type-2 receptor 26-like: MDDDNGNQFLQTIVPILTENSICFAFVYKLPKTTYMEEMVGEITVKLAEQYSDLMDRKANVFYVYGEPPAMITLRVTLYVASFTLLPPLGKVWIISSHWDFESFAIHRILGIESFHGALSFTVHSNQPPGFQEFLQTIRPSWAGGDGFIQDFWEQAFSCSLKQEQEEMKQICTGEEKLESLPGPLFEMHMTGYSYNIYNAVYAVALALHNINLHGCKHRRLPEGGRLDVQNIQPWQLHHFLRRTLFNNSSGETVQFDKNRELVTVFDVTNWVTFSNGSFARVKVGSLDPRAPSVNQQTLNDDLIVWHRSFNQLRHSDQHLILKAHSANVLSLMVSFFAENPFMVDHALSNDNYRILTSLFIYGQVLPLSVCNDQCQPGYSKTNKEGEKFCCYDCTPCLEGMISEQKDKDACVNCPDELFPSKDHSHCNPKVTSYLSHKETLGIILVTLAVSFSLVTALVLGTFIKGKDTPIVKANNRSLTYILLISLFLCFLSSLLFIGQPGQVTCLLRQSTFAIIFCVALSTVLAKTTTVLVAFVATRPGSRMRKWVGKKMALSIVLSGSFIQILICTLWLSTCPPFPDKDMHSLPEQIILECNEGSATMFYSVLGYLGFLALVSFTMAFLARKLPDSFNEAKFITFSMLVFCSVWFSFIPVYLSSKGKYMVAVEIFSIVSSSAGLLGCIFSPKCYIILLRPELNKREQIIRKV; this comes from the exons ATGGATGATGACAACGGAAACCAGTTTTTGCAGACAATAGTACCTATTCTCACTGAGAACAGCATTTGTTTTGCATTCGTATACAAATTACCAAAAACCACTTACATGGAAGAGATGGTAGGAGAGATTACTGTAAAACTGGCTGAACAGTACTCAGATCTTATGGACAGAAAAGCCaatgtattttatgtatatgGAGAACCTCCAGCCATGATAACTTTAAGGGTGACTCTTTATGTAGCTTCTTTCACTTTATTGCCCCCTCTGGGTAAAGTGTGGATAATTTCCTCTCACTGGGACTTTGAATCATTCGCTATCCATAGGATTTTAGGTATAGAATCCTTCCATGGTGCCCTGTCCTTTACAGTCCATTCCAATCAACCACCTGGATTCCAAGAATTCCTTCAGACCATAAGACCCTCCTGGGCTGGAGGAGATGGTTTCATTCAGGACTTCTGGGAGCAGGCATTCAGCTGTTCATTGAAACAGGAGCAGGAGGAAATGAAGCAAATCTGCACTGGGGAGGAGAAACTGGAGAGCCTTCCTGGGCCTTTGTTTGAAATGCATATGACCGGCTACAGCTATAACATCTACAATGCTGTCTATGCTGTTGCCCTTGCTTTGCACAACATCAACCTACATGGATGCAAACACAGAAGACTGCCAGAAGGTGGGAGGCTGGATGTTCAGAATATACAGCCATGGCAG TTACATCACTTCTTAAGGAGAACCTTGTTCAACAACAGTAGTGGAGAAACTGTGCAGTTTGATAAAAACAGAGAATTGGTTACAGTTTTTGATGTGACCAACTGGGTTACCTTCTCAAATGGGTCATTTGCTAGAGTAAAAGTGGGAAGCCTGGATCCTCGGGCCCCATCAGTCAATCAGCAGACTCTGAATGATGATCTAATTGTGTGGCATAGAAGCTTTAACCAGCTGAGACATAGTGACCAGCATTTGATTCTCAAAGCTCAT AGTGCAAATGTGTTGTCTCTGATGGTATCATTTTTTGCCGAAAACCCATTTATGGTCGACCATGCATTATCAAATGACAATTACCGGATATTAACCTCCCTTTTCATTTATGGACAGGTGCTTCCTCTCTCTGTCTGCAATGACCAATGCCAGCCTGGCTACAGCAAGACAaacaaggagggggagaaattttgctgctatgattgtacTCCATGCTTAGAAGGAATGATCTCTGAGCAGAAGG ATAAGGATGCCTGTGTCAATTGTCCAGATGAACTCTTTCCCAGCAAAGACCATAGTCACTGCAATCCCAAGGTCACAAGCTACCTTTCTCATAAAGAGACTTTAGGAATCATCTTAGTTACGTTGGCTGTATCATTCTCTCTGGTCACAGCTTTGGTGCTTGGGACCTTTATTAAAGGCAAGGACACTCCCatcgtcaaagccaacaaccgaagCCTCACCTACATTCTCCTCATTTCCCTGTTTCTTTGTTTCCTCAGCTCTTTGCTCTTCATTGGACAGCCAGGGCAGGTGACCTGCCTTCTGCGCCAAAGTACTTTTGCCATCATCTTCTGTGTGGCCCTTTCCACTGTGTTGGCCAAAACCACCACTGTACTTGTGGCCTTTGTTGCTACCAGACCAGGATCCAGGATGAGAAAGTGGGTGGGCAAAAAAATGGCCCTTTCTATTGTCCTTTCCGGCTCCTTTATTCAAATATTGATTTGTACACTTTGGCTAAGTACTTGCCCTCCATTCCCAGATAAGGATATGCACTCACTACCAGAGCAAATCATACTGGAATGTAATGAGGGCTCAGCTACCATGTTTTACTCTGTCCTTGGCTATCTGGGCTTTCTGGCCCTTGTCAGCTTCACTATGGCTTTCCTTGCCAGGAAGTTACCAGacagtttcaacgaagccaagttcatcactttcagcatgttggtcttttgcagtgtttggtttTCCTTCATTCCAGTTTACTTGAGTTCCAAAGGAAAATAcatggtggctgtggagatcttctccattgTGTCCTCCAGCGCTGGCTTATTGGGTTGCATCTTTTCCCCTAAATGCTACATCATTTTGCTGAGGCCAGAACTGAACAAGAGGGAGCAGATAATTAGGAAAGTTTGA
- the LOC130490521 gene encoding vomeronasal type-2 receptor 26-like — translation MMLIVFLLLLLLCHSACKTQTTSCTSPEDLFPIQHEFYQPGDLIIGGMTSHIYIFHNAPSFNEIPTQKLTNEPTSIPKHYQYLLALAFAMEEINGNPNLLPNTTLGFRVLTGYYRVQLNYKATLSLLSMPFLPNFKCERQNHLISVIGGCCTETSASVATILNIYNIPQLTFGTFSPEQSDKRRFPSIYQMVPNVAYEYMGAVRLFQHFRWSWVGLVALDDDNGDRFLRAVIPLLSMNGICYSFIVKTGKRVYMEEIINILFRIQKQYPVLLDNKTNVYFAYGDPIGLHIMRLLLLAGEAASLQSLGKVWFVTSQWNFESLSEHTGLDLQTFHGALSFTLHSHQPPGFQKFLQNVRPFWAKGDHFIQEFWEKAFGCSLQHSELQEERKERCTGEEKLESIPGVFFEMNMFDHSYNVYNAAYAVAHALRAMSMSRSKYKRLEEGEKQEIHNVQPWQLHRYLRSISFNNTAGDIVHFDENGALVTSFDVTNWVTFSNGSFVRVKVGRLDPRAPQGQELTLNDDQIVWHRSFNQVVPLSECNGHCQPGSWKQKIEGNNFCCYSCRPCPEGMISDRQDMNSCVNCLEELHPNEDQNKCIPKIQSYLSRKEPLGIVLALLAISFFLITVFIFTIFVQYRDTPIVKANNRTLTYILLISLQLCFLCSLLFIGQPGKVVCLLRQTAFGIIFSVAISSVLAKTITVVLAFMATKPGSSMRKWVGKRMANAIIFSCTFIQASICSVWLSSSPPFPDMDMHSLNGKIILECNEGSEAMFYCILGYMGFLAIVSFMVAFLARKLPDSFNETKFITFSMLVFCSVWLSFVPTYLSTKGKYMVAVEIFSILASSAGLLGCIFSPKCYIIILKPELNNKEQLIRRNNKGISISPSL, via the exons ATGATGCTGATTGTGTTCTTGCTACTTCTGCTGCTTTGTCATTCTGCTTGCAAGACACAGACGACGAGTTGCACCAGTCCTGAAGACCTTTTCCCTATCCAACATGAGTTTTATCAGCCAGGTGATCTTATCATTGGTGGGATGACCTCTCATATCTACATCTTTCACAACGCTCCCTCTTTCAATGAAATACCAACACAGAAGTTGACTAATGAACCCAC TTCGATTCCAAAGCACTATCAATACCTCTTGGCTTTAGCATTTGCTATGGAAGAAATCAATGGGAATCCCAACCTCTTACCAAACACTACTTTGGGTTTCCGTGTCCTCACTGGTTATTATAGGGTACAGTTGAATTATAAAGCTACTCTGAGCCTCCTGTCCATGCCGTTCCTCCCAAACTTCAAATGCGAGCGTCAAAATCATCTCATATCTGTCATTGGAGGCTGTTGCACTGAAACATCTGCCAGTGTGGCCACCATATTAAACATATACAACATTCCACAG ctTACTTTTggaacattttctccagagcagagtGACAAAAGGCGATTCCCTTCTATTTATCAGATGGTGCCAAATGTAGCTTATGAGTACATGGGAGCAGTCCGTTTATTTCAGCATTTCAGGTGGTCATGGGTTGGACTCGTGGCTTTGGATGATGACAACGGGGACAGATTTTTGCGGGCAGTGATTCCTTTGCTTTCCATGAATGGGATATGTTATTCTTTCATAGTCAAAACTGGAAAAAGGGTGTATATGGAAGAAATCATAAACATCTTGTTTAGGATACAGAAGCAATATCCTGTACTTCTGGACAACAAAACCAATGTATATTTTGCGTATGGAGATCCTATAGGCCTGCATATTATGAGGCTATTGCTTTTAGCAGGAGAAGCAGCTTCATTGCAATCATTGGGTAAAGTGTGGTTTGTTACATCTCAGTGGAATTTTGAATCACTGTCAGAGCATACAGGCTTGGATCTACAGACTTTCCATGGTGCCTTGTCTTTTACACTGCACTCTCATCAGCCGCCCGGTTTTCAAAAATTCCTTCAGAATGTAAGACCTTTCTGGGCCAAAGGAGATCATTTTATCCAAGAATTTTGGGAAAAGGCATTTGGGTGTTCATTGCAACATTCAGAACTGCAAGAGGAACGCAAAGAACGCtgcacaggggaggagaaactgGAGAGCATCCCTGGGGTTTTCTTTGAAATGAACATGTTTGACCACAGCTACAATGTCTACAATGCTGCCTATGCTGTGGCACATGCTTTGCGTGCCATGTCCATGTCCAGATCCAAATACAAAAGATTAGAAGAAGGTGAgaaacaggaaattcacaatgttCAGCCATGGCAG CTCCATCGCTACCTAAGGAGCATATCCTTCAACAACACAGCTGGAGACATTGTACATTTTGATGAAAACGGAGCATTAGTTACAAGTTTTGATGTAACAAACTGGGTCACTTTCTCAAATGGCTCTTTTGTAAGAGTCAAAGTTGGAAGACTGGACCCTCGAGCTCCTCAAGGCCAAGAGTTAACCCTTAATGATGATCAGATTGTGTGGCATAGAAGCTTTAACCAG GTGGTGCCCCTTTCTGAGTGCAATGGCCACTGCCAGCCTGGCTCCTGGAAGCAAAAGATAGAAGGAAATAATTTTTGCTGCTATTCTTGTCGTCCATGTCCGGAAGGAATGATATCTGACCGTCAAG ATATGAATTCCTGTGTCAACTGTCTAGAAGAACTACATCCCAACGAGGATCAAAATAAGTGCATTCCCAAAATTCAAAGCTACCTTTCCCGCAAAGAACCCTTAGGGATTGTCTTAGCTCTCCtcgccatttctttctttctaatcACAGTTTTCATTTTTACCATATTTGTGCAATACCGGGACACTCcaatagtcaaagccaacaaccggacCCTCACCTACATTCTCCTCATCTCCCTCCAGCTTTGCTTCCTCTGTTCATTGCTCTTCATTGGACAACCCGGAAAGGTTGTCTGCCTTCTCCGACAAACCGCTTTTGGCATTATCTTCTCTGTGGCCATTTCTAGTgtgttggccaaaaccatcactgtggttctGGCCTTTATGGCTACCAAGCCAGGATCCAGCATGAGGAAATGGGTAGGCAAAAGAATGGCAAATGCAATTATATTTTCCTGTACTTTTATTCAGGCAAGTATTTGTAGTGTTTGGTTAAGTTCTTCCCCTCCATTCCCAGACATGGATATGCATTCACTGAATGGCAAAATCATACTAGAATGTAATGAGGGCTCAGAGGCCATGTTTTATTGCATCCtgggctacatgggcttcctggccaTTGTCAGCTTCATGGTAGCTTTTCTTGCCAGGAAGTTGCCTGATAGTTTCAATGAAACCAAATTtatcactttcagcatgttggtcttttgcagtgtttggttgtCCTTTGTGCCAACTTACTtgagcaccaaagggaaatacatggtggccgtggagatcttctccattttagcctctagtGCTGGTTTACTGGGgtgcattttttcccccaaatgctaCATCATTATTCTAAAGCCTGAGCTAAACAACAAGGAACAGTTAATAAGGAGAAATAACAAAGGAATATCTATTTCTCCCTCACTATAA